CGGTATGCTCTCGCGTCTTCCGGATAGCACGGTAACAGCGGAAAGCATGCTGGATGTGAGTGCACTCGCCATGCTGGAGAGCTACGCTCGGGCAACCTGTCAGCATGAGTCGGCGGTTTCGCCTTCAGCGCCGGAAGCAGGAGGGATGTTTTGAATCCGCATAGCCTTCTTACCAAAATCTCACCGGTTTTGCCCTTGCTACTGATCGGGTGGATGATTCTGGCTTTATACCTGACACTCTTCCCCGGAGATATGCTGGTCACCGCAGCGCGTTGGGGAGACCCAAAGTTAGGGCACATCATCTTGTTTGGTGGCTGGACCTTTTTGTTTGGCCTTACGATGATTGTTTTCTTCAAGCGTCCCTTTTTTCCGCTATATGCGATGCTCATTATAGGCATTCTGTTCGGCGCTACGGTCGAAATGATGCAGGCGCTGATGCCCTATGGCCGTACCGGAAGCCTTGCTGATATCGGGTATAATACCATTGGGGTCTCACTTGCGGGCCTGTTGCTGTGGCTGTACCGCCGGCTGTATATCGAACTTCCCAAGGCCGCTAAACTCACAAAAAACAAAAGTAACGGGTAAGGTTGATCGGGCCGCTGCATTACTAATCC
This genomic stretch from Cyclonatronum proteinivorum harbors:
- a CDS encoding VanZ family protein — translated: MNPHSLLTKISPVLPLLLIGWMILALYLTLFPGDMLVTAARWGDPKLGHIILFGGWTFLFGLTMIVFFKRPFFPLYAMLIIGILFGATVEMMQALMPYGRTGSLADIGYNTIGVSLAGLLLWLYRRLYIELPKAAKLTKNKSNG